A genomic segment from Patescibacteria group bacterium encodes:
- a CDS encoding cohesin domain-containing protein, producing MKLLNKKFIIFIAVTASIVLFGKTASAATLYMNPKEQTVFADETFLAEVYLDSEKEIINAVQTQITYPTNYFEVVDLAFGDSLLTIWPEQPTDKPETGIISFTGGVPVGSYVFDSKILTITFRAKRTGTATINFVSDTTSVHLSDGQGTPVNTNTTASNVTIITPSSQAISISSPTHPNQDRWYPVNDFTVTWEPRIDSFYSYLISSDPKAEPDQTQELAVGEVTFDDLADGIYYFILYEKPSGETWQYAGKRRVMIDQTPPLPFNIKSVDGIKEFNGRKVILFATTDAMSGIDFYDVFLDNIQVARTIGSYSYENTDKSTFFMVRAYDKAGNITESALLINPVAEKDSLNFGIIVIVIITILIIVLFIVLRHRSKDEDKPNPE from the coding sequence ATGAAACTATTAAATAAAAAATTCATCATCTTCATTGCTGTCACTGCCAGTATAGTTTTATTTGGTAAAACAGCTAGCGCTGCGACCCTATACATGAATCCAAAAGAGCAGACGGTTTTTGCGGATGAAACATTTTTAGCGGAAGTTTATCTGGATAGTGAAAAAGAAATTATCAACGCCGTTCAAACGCAGATCACATATCCGACCAATTACTTTGAAGTTGTTGATCTGGCTTTCGGCGATTCTTTACTGACTATCTGGCCGGAACAACCAACAGATAAACCTGAAACTGGGATAATCAGTTTTACCGGCGGTGTTCCGGTAGGCAGTTATGTTTTTGATTCTAAAATTTTAACCATTACATTCAGAGCCAAACGCACCGGCACAGCTACTATTAATTTTGTCAGTGATACCACTAGCGTTCACCTCTCCGACGGCCAAGGGACTCCGGTTAATACCAACACAACCGCAAGCAATGTGACAATCATTACACCATCCTCTCAAGCAATATCAATCTCTTCCCCGACTCACCCTAATCAGGACCGGTGGTATCCGGTAAATGATTTCACAGTTACTTGGGAACCGAGAATAGACTCATTTTACAGCTATCTTATATCTTCCGATCCGAAGGCGGAACCCGACCAGACTCAGGAGCTTGCAGTGGGGGAAGTAACATTTGATGATCTTGCAGACGGAATTTACTACTTTATTCTTTACGAAAAACCTTCCGGTGAAACTTGGCAATATGCCGGAAAAAGACGGGTAATGATTGATCAAACTCCACCCCTACCATTTAATATAAAATCAGTTGATGGAATAAAAGAATTCAATGGAAGAAAAGTTATTCTATTTGCAACTACAGACGCGATGTCAGGAATAGATTTCTATGATGTTTTTTTAGATAATATCCAAGTTGCTCGTACAATTGGAAGTTATTCCTATGAAAATACGGATAAATCAACATTTTTCATGGTTCGCGCTTATGATAAAGCTGGTAATATAACCGAGTCAGCGCTTCTTATTAATCCTGTGGCAGAGAAAGATTCCTTAAATTTTGGTATAATAGTTATTGTAATAATCACTATATTGATTATTGTCCTGTTTATTGTTTTACGGCACCGATCTAAAGATGAAGATAAACCAAATCCTGAATAA
- a CDS encoding dockerin type I repeat-containing protein translates to MRSIKNASIMIGVFFILIFSLLPSPGNTDTVSGSHSVSVSAIVQAPQPPEEPKTIIQFTGRAYPNSELTILRNGTFLANVTANASAEFNSITEITPGTYTFSIYGEDIEGLSGPVFSVSVTLNPGVTLWITGIFLGPTIKTDRSVVQKSETITLSGYTAPNSHIDLFISPETADNNSAVSDSNGLWSKTLVAGTDLLDNGKYEARVKALANGNNESEYSKTTIFTLVDGTIPDPCESTSPADLNCDGPVNLIDFSILMFYWLENNPTNVRADINKDGIVNIVDFSIMMFYWTG, encoded by the coding sequence ATGCGAAGTATTAAAAACGCTTCAATCATGATTGGCGTTTTTTTTATTTTGATATTTTCTTTATTGCCGAGCCCGGGCAACACAGATACTGTGTCTGGATCACATAGTGTTTCTGTTTCTGCGATAGTCCAAGCGCCCCAACCACCCGAAGAACCAAAAACCATTATTCAATTCACCGGCCGCGCCTATCCAAATTCCGAACTAACTATTCTGCGCAATGGAACATTTTTGGCAAATGTTACAGCAAATGCATCAGCTGAATTTAATTCTATCACTGAGATAACCCCCGGCACATACACCTTCTCAATTTATGGAGAAGATATAGAAGGGCTGTCCGGTCCTGTTTTTAGCGTTTCTGTTACTCTAAACCCCGGAGTTACTCTTTGGATAACCGGGATATTTTTAGGACCAACCATTAAAACAGACCGGAGTGTTGTCCAAAAAAGTGAAACAATAACTCTTTCAGGGTACACCGCTCCAAACAGTCATATTGATTTATTTATCAGCCCCGAGACCGCAGATAACAATAGTGCAGTTTCAGATAGCAACGGTCTTTGGTCCAAAACACTGGTAGCTGGGACTGATTTACTGGATAACGGCAAATACGAAGCACGTGTTAAAGCGCTAGCAAATGGTAATAATGAATCCGAATACAGTAAAACGACGATTTTCACATTAGTTGACGGGACAATCCCAGACCCATGTGAATCTACTTCGCCAGCCGATTTGAATTGTGATGGTCCTGTAAATTTAATTGATTTCAGTATCTTAATGTTTTATTGGTTAGAGAATAACCCCACCAATGTCAGAGCAGACATTAACAAAGATGGCATAGTAAATATAGTAGATTTTAGCATTATGATGTTTTATTGGACCGGATAA